The genome window AGCGGCAGAACCGCCAAAGAACTTTGCGTCAAAATCCTAGAAGAAACCCGCCCCAGCCCGGTAACAATGTTAGATCACGCGGCTTATCTGGGACGGGAATTTGTACGGGCAGAAATTGCATTGTTGAGCGATCGAGAATACGTTCAAGATTAGTCCAGCCCTGCCATAATTTCTTGACAAAACGGCAACTTACTAGACTGGCATTGCATTCAGGCGATCGTTATTCTTGATATTATCCGCGTTCATCTGTGTGTATCAGCCTGTCATCTGCGGTCGATCTATCAAAGATTTATGCAATGCAAGTCTATTGCATCAGACAGCAACCGATCACGAAAAACCTTGATACCAGAAATAAGTCACCATCGGAATCACTGTCGCCAATACCAACAGCACAACCACAACAACTGTGGCATTGCCTTGGTCTGTTTCTTCAGCTTTTTTAAACGTGCCTTCAACTTGAATGTTGTCAACAACTTCAGGAGGACCCGGATCGGGTTCGCCCGACAAAACAGTTGCAATGCGCGTACTTGCAGCCGCAAATGCCTCGTTGTATTTATTGCCTTCCCGCAGCGGCACTTGCACGGTTTCCCCAGCTACACTCTGGGCAATTTCATCGGTTAGCAGGGATTTCACCCCTTCCCCCGTCTGAATTGCCGCACTGTTGGTAACAGTGTCGAGAACGAGTAAAATTTGATTAGTCTGGTCTTCTTTTTCGGGAAACCACTGTTCAAACAGTTGGTCGGTGAAAGTGGCAGTCGTTTCGCCGTAGTCTAAGCGGTGAATGGTGACAAATCGGACTTGTTTCCCTGTTTTGTTTTCCAGGTTGTCGAGCACGCTGCTGATATTGCTTTCGCTGCTGCGGCTGAGCACGTCGCCTTTGTCGAACACCCAAGTTCGATCGCCCGCCGACAACAGCGGCATTTCGTACACGCCCGTCGCCAATGCCGGCAGTACCGCCATCTGGGATGCGATTAGGGCGATCGCGATCGCCGCCGCCAAAGGTTGGAGATATTTTCTCCAGCTAAATAATTGCTTCAGGAGTCTGGTCATGAG of Oscillatoria nigro-viridis PCC 7112 contains these proteins:
- the psb32 gene encoding photosystem II repair protein Psb32, whose amino-acid sequence is MTRLLKQLFSWRKYLQPLAAAIAIALIASQMAVLPALATGVYEMPLLSAGDRTWVFDKGDVLSRSSESNISSVLDNLENKTGKQVRFVTIHRLDYGETTATFTDQLFEQWFPEKEDQTNQILLVLDTVTNSAAIQTGEGVKSLLTDEIAQSVAGETVQVPLREGNKYNEAFAAASTRIATVLSGEPDPGPPEVVDNIQVEGTFKKAEETDQGNATVVVVVLLVLATVIPMVTYFWYQGFS